A genome region from Ligilactobacillus cholophilus includes the following:
- the tadA gene encoding tRNA adenosine(34) deaminase TadA, whose translation MKYNKRQAENFMQLALVEAKKAFKLGEIPIGCVIVKDDKVIAKGHNLREHSHKTLGHAEVIAINQANDFLKSWRLNGCSLFVTLEPCIMCSGAILNGRFDEVYYGAPDSKSGVAGTLYDLLNDPRLNHSVNVQKGILEKQCLKLLQDFFELNRKK comes from the coding sequence ATGAAATATAATAAAAGACAAGCGGAAAATTTTATGCAACTTGCACTAGTAGAAGCAAAAAAAGCATTTAAATTAGGAGAAATTCCAATTGGTTGTGTAATAGTTAAGGATGATAAAGTAATTGCGAAGGGACATAATTTGAGAGAACATTCACATAAAACTTTAGGTCATGCAGAAGTAATTGCAATAAATCAAGCTAATGATTTTTTGAAAAGTTGGCGCTTAAATGGATGTTCATTATTTGTGACCTTAGAACCATGTATTATGTGCAGTGGTGCTATATTAAATGGTCGTTTTGATGAGGTTTATTATGGTGCTCCTGATTCTAAGTCTGGAGTAGCTGGGACTTTATATGACTTGCTAAATGATCCACGGTTAAATCATTCTGTAAATGTTCAAAAGGGAATTTTAGAAAAGCAATGTTTGAAACTTTTACAAGATTTTTTTGAACTTAATAGAAAAAAATAG
- the dnaX gene encoding DNA polymerase III subunit gamma/tau → MYQALYRIWRPQRFEDVVGQEMITKTLRNAVATKQISHAYLFTGPRGTGKTSTAKIFAKAINCHHQVDGEPCNQCEICKAITNGSLNDVLEIDAASNNGVEEIRDIRDKVKYAPTQADYKVYIIDEVHMLSTGAFNALLKTLEEPPANVVFILATTEPHKIPATIISRTQRFDFKRITSKVILERMRYILDEKNISYDDEALKVIAKAAEGGMRDALSILDQVISFGENEVTLENALMVTGSVTKSDLLNYLRAVCNNETSIGLETMHKLLQDGKDASRIVEDLIDYCRDLLLYQQSPAMVEENELGLLDDDFKEFASTLKAETLYEMINILNEQQQNMRFTAHPTIYLEVLTVKLSTLKSSGQKPTFDDVPSKSVTEAKIDQLNKRIEQLQNQLNSMHQTPQNKTVHKKVPTSKNIKVKEVKVNFDKVNEVLNHATRKDLNKFQQIWNDLISMLTVPQRAIMNVSQPVAASENGVVIGFQYPYLCQKAIEDQALQDALENGLSRLVSGKLSLIFLPKEQWLKIREDYLNNRKTSENNSTDNDSSVDDVPEVVKKAQEIFGKENIEVSKD, encoded by the coding sequence ATGTATCAAGCATTGTATCGAATATGGCGACCACAACGTTTTGAAGATGTTGTAGGTCAGGAAATGATTACAAAAACTTTACGTAATGCGGTTGCTACGAAACAAATATCGCATGCTTATTTGTTTACTGGACCTCGTGGAACAGGAAAAACTTCAACAGCAAAAATTTTTGCAAAAGCAATAAATTGTCATCATCAAGTTGATGGTGAACCATGCAACCAATGTGAAATTTGTAAAGCTATTACAAATGGAAGTTTAAATGATGTTTTGGAAATTGATGCTGCTTCAAATAATGGTGTTGAAGAAATTCGTGATATCCGTGATAAGGTAAAATATGCACCGACTCAAGCAGATTATAAGGTATATATAATTGATGAAGTGCACATGTTATCAACCGGAGCATTTAATGCATTGTTAAAAACATTAGAAGAACCTCCTGCAAATGTCGTATTTATATTAGCTACAACAGAACCACATAAAATCCCAGCAACAATTATTTCGCGGACTCAACGATTCGACTTTAAAAGAATTACTAGCAAAGTGATTTTAGAACGGATGCGTTATATTTTAGATGAAAAAAATATCTCATATGATGATGAAGCATTAAAAGTAATTGCAAAAGCTGCTGAAGGTGGAATGCGTGATGCGTTAAGTATTTTAGATCAAGTAATTTCATTTGGTGAAAATGAAGTTACTCTAGAAAATGCACTAATGGTTACTGGGAGTGTTACAAAATCGGATTTACTTAATTATTTAAGAGCTGTATGCAATAATGAAACGTCTATTGGCTTAGAAACAATGCACAAACTTTTACAAGATGGAAAAGATGCAAGCCGAATAGTTGAAGACTTAATAGATTATTGTCGTGATTTGCTATTATATCAACAATCACCTGCTATGGTAGAAGAAAATGAATTAGGATTATTAGATGATGATTTTAAAGAATTTGCTTCTACTTTGAAAGCAGAAACATTATATGAAATGATTAATATATTGAATGAACAGCAACAAAATATGCGTTTTACAGCTCATCCAACTATTTATTTAGAAGTATTAACTGTGAAATTATCTACGTTAAAAAGTTCAGGACAGAAACCAACATTTGATGATGTCCCAAGTAAGTCAGTAACTGAAGCTAAGATTGATCAATTAAACAAAAGAATTGAGCAGTTACAAAATCAATTAAATAGTATGCATCAAACACCACAAAATAAGACAGTGCATAAGAAAGTTCCAACAAGTAAAAATATAAAGGTAAAAGAAGTTAAGGTTAACTTTGATAAAGTAAATGAAGTTCTAAATCATGCAACTCGCAAAGATTTAAATAAATTTCAGCAAATTTGGAACGATTTGATTAGTATGCTAACTGTGCCACAACGAGCAATTATGAATGTTAGCCAACCTGTGGCTGCTAGTGAAAATGGTGTTGTTATTGGATTTCAATATCCATATTTATGCCAAAAAGCAATTGAAGACCAAGCGTTACAAGATGCATTAGAAAATGGATTAAGTAGACTTGTAAGTGGCAAATTAAGTTTGATTTTTTTACCAAAGGAACAATGGTTAAAAATTAGAGAAGATTATTTAAATAATAGAAAAACTTCAGAAAATAATTC